One Lytechinus pictus isolate F3 Inbred chromosome 12, Lp3.0, whole genome shotgun sequence genomic region harbors:
- the LOC129272995 gene encoding low-density lipoprotein receptor-like: MDLDLVLAIVSTFAVLQCVQALPRNEILVSDNCDVLIKAGFDVFRCTTSAYADRAECVPRGHRSGGRMRLRRPGSFDPMNRVCDSKLDCKDGSDEMLNECTKLHKEYCVNELEKEVDGEYLDSFHCYDEGDVEGPASLCVSECQMCDGVRDCPNGADELDANCQKMRPMPFACELF, encoded by the exons ATGGACTTGGACCTCGTACTGGCCATCGTCTCGACGTTTGCTGTTCTCCAGTGCGTCCAAGCGTTACCTCGAAATGAAATACTAGTTAGTG ACAACTGCGATGTCCTGATAAAAGCCGGGTTCGACGTCTTCCGATGTACGACCTCCGCGTATGCTGATCGGGCGGAATGCGTACCCCGTGGTCATCGATCTGGTGGGCGAATGCGTCTTCGACGACCAGGAAGCTTCGATCCTATGAACCGAGTATGTGATTCGAAATTAGACTGCAAAGACGGTTCCGATGAAATGCTCAACGAATGTACTAAATTGCACAAAG AATACTGTGTCAACGAGCTGGAGAAGGAGGTCGATGGCGAGTATCTTGATTCTTTCCATTGCTACGACGAGGGTGACGTCGAGGGCCCCGCGTCGCTCTGCGTCTCCGAGTGTCAGATGTGCGACGGCGTCAGGGACTGCCCGAACGGCGCCGATGAATTGGATGCCAACTGCCAAAAGATGAGACCAATGCCATTTGCGTGTGAATTATTCTAG